A single Spirochaetota bacterium DNA region contains:
- a CDS encoding CCA tRNA nucleotidyltransferase, whose product MKTYTVTLEIPPRVAKEIKAIYTTLTNNGYECYLIGGSVRDLILGIPVYDYDFATNAYPEEVMKLFKKVVPTGIKHGTVTVLMHYSQYEITTYRADGKYTDGRHPDTVVFSQTLKEDVERRDFTINGLAYDVNTSQVIDYVGGMRDIEKKIIRTIGDPLQRFSEDGLRPFRACRLAAKLHFSIYKETLEAIPQVLDIAKKISVERVRDEIKKMLEADKPSEGFEYLRVTGLLDLCMPELSQGFGMEQNKYHMYDIYYHSIYSCDAAPKEKPLVRLAALLHDIGKIPTRREGSDGDYTFYNHEVISSKIARKIMRRLKFSNDEIEYVTNLIVNHMFHYTNDWTDGAVRRFIRKVGLDNLDDLFILRLADRCGNGMRDGLPEPIKKLKRHIQKVIEKDNAFTVKDLDIDGYILMEHLNLKPGPVIGKILNELLERVLDNPELNKQETLLQMAHELYAAMARDNTATHHDSTHHHTV is encoded by the coding sequence ATGAAGACGTATACCGTAACATTAGAAATTCCTCCACGAGTAGCAAAAGAAATTAAGGCTATATATACAACATTAACCAACAATGGGTATGAATGTTATTTAATTGGTGGATCCGTGCGTGACCTTATTTTAGGAATACCTGTGTATGATTATGATTTTGCAACTAATGCATATCCAGAAGAAGTAATGAAGCTTTTTAAAAAAGTTGTGCCAACAGGGATAAAGCATGGAACGGTGACAGTTCTTATGCATTATTCTCAGTATGAGATAACTACATACAGGGCTGATGGCAAATACACTGATGGAAGACATCCTGATACAGTTGTTTTTTCACAAACTCTTAAGGAGGATGTTGAACGCCGTGATTTTACCATAAATGGCCTTGCCTATGATGTTAACACCAGCCAGGTCATTGATTATGTAGGAGGCATGCGTGATATTGAAAAAAAGATTATCCGCACCATAGGCGATCCCCTTCAGCGATTCAGTGAGGATGGGTTGCGCCCATTCAGGGCATGCAGGTTAGCTGCAAAGCTTCATTTCAGCATTTATAAGGAAACACTGGAAGCTATTCCACAAGTACTGGATATAGCAAAAAAGATATCTGTAGAGCGGGTACGCGATGAAATAAAGAAAATGCTTGAAGCCGATAAACCATCTGAAGGTTTTGAATATTTACGAGTTACAGGGTTGCTTGATCTCTGCATGCCTGAGCTGTCGCAAGGTTTTGGTATGGAACAGAATAAATACCACATGTACGATATTTATTATCACAGCATCTATTCATGTGATGCTGCTCCTAAGGAAAAACCATTAGTCCGACTTGCAGCATTGTTGCATGATATTGGAAAAATACCTACACGGCGTGAAGGGAGTGATGGTGATTATACTTTTTACAATCACGAGGTGATAAGTTCCAAAATTGCACGCAAGATCATGCGCAGGCTTAAATTTTCCAATGATGAAATAGAGTATGTAACCAATCTTATTGTAAACCATATGTTTCATTATACCAACGACTGGACAGATGGAGCAGTGCGCCGATTTATACGAAAAGTTGGATTAGATAATCTTGATGATCTATTTATATTGCGCCTTGCTGATAGATGTGGCAATGGAATGAGAGATGGATTGCCAGAACCTATAAAAAAGCTTAAAAGGCACATCCAAAAGGTTATTGAAAAAGATAATGCATTTACTGTTAAGGATCTGGATATAGATGGATATATATTGATGGAACATCTTAATTTGAAACCCGGGCCTGTGATTGGCAAAATCCTTAATGAGTTACTGGAACGGGTCCTTGACAACCCTGAATTGAATAAACAGGAAACACTTTTGCAAATGGCACACGAATTGTATGCTGCCATGGCTCGTGATAACACAGCCACTCACCATGACAGCACACATCATCATACTGTTTAA
- a CDS encoding polysaccharide deacetylase family protein has product MRFIFITVLFFLSLSPLYASNKVYVLVYHTFMGKKIKYDISLQEFQKQLLDLRSHGFSFISFADIKSGKVSGDKNILITIDDGHRTVLDAYYSVLKPLGIKPLLGINTFIIGKKPYVLTWEELQQLTREGCAIASHGYFHLFINDELYTKNYRYFTLEVFESKKMLEEKLGITVDTFVYPFGVVTDIGKQALTRAGYTYAFTITWGSVSLPLTCNTLELPRYMFQNNWNSIANAIMYKNKKRIPTKEQEKILVSTTHQLKDIHQ; this is encoded by the coding sequence ATGAGATTTATTTTCATTACCGTATTATTTTTCTTATCACTTTCACCACTTTATGCCAGCAATAAGGTATACGTACTTGTTTATCATACCTTTATGGGGAAAAAAATTAAATACGACATATCACTACAAGAATTTCAAAAACAACTTCTTGATTTGCGTTCTCATGGATTTTCTTTTATATCATTTGCTGATATAAAATCCGGAAAAGTCAGTGGTGATAAAAATATCCTTATTACCATCGATGATGGCCACCGGACGGTTCTTGATGCATACTATTCAGTATTAAAGCCTTTAGGCATCAAGCCACTACTTGGCATTAATACATTTATAATTGGGAAAAAGCCTTACGTTTTAACCTGGGAAGAATTACAGCAATTAACCAGGGAAGGATGTGCAATAGCTTCTCATGGTTACTTTCATTTGTTTATCAATGATGAACTCTATACTAAAAACTATCGCTACTTTACCTTAGAAGTATTTGAATCAAAAAAGATGCTGGAAGAAAAATTAGGCATTACCGTTGATACCTTTGTGTACCCCTTTGGTGTTGTAACAGATATTGGAAAACAGGCCCTGACACGGGCTGGTTATACGTATGCATTCACCATTACGTGGGGCTCTGTTTCATTGCCCCTTACATGCAATACACTGGAACTTCCTCGTTACATGTTCCAGAATAACTGGAATTCCATTGCCAATGCAATCATGTATAAAAATAAAAAACGTATACCAACAAAGGAACAAGAAAAGATTCTGGTTTCTACCACACACCAGTTGAAAGATATTCATCAATAG
- the asnS gene encoding asparagine--tRNA ligase: MKRIRIVDCLRSNVPVNDCTVAGWVRTKRESKENIFIEINDGSCLSNLQVVVGVGDSYFDTAQRLHTGASVYIQGNLVPSPAKGQKWELKPTVITVFGDADPESYPLQKKRHSFEFLREIAHLRPRTNTMGAIMRIRNQVSYAIHTFFQQKGFLYVHTPIITTSDCEGAGEMFQVTTLDLHNLPVVNGSIDYAQDFFGAKAALTVSGQLEGELLAMALGDIYTFGPTFRAENSNTTRHLSEFWMVEPEMAFATLEDDCSLAEEFLRFVFKWVLEKCQEDMQFFNERIKPGIIQNLELIVNSSFEIVPYTEAIEKLQQSRESFEFPVHWGMDLQTEHERWLTEKYFKKPIIVIHYPKAIKAFYMKLNDDNNTVRAMDVLVPGVGEIIGGSEREDRYDVLIARMKEMGLNPDDYWWYLDIRKFGSAPHAGFGLGFERAIQFITGMQNIRDVIPFPRTPGNARF; the protein is encoded by the coding sequence ATGAAGCGAATACGTATTGTCGATTGTTTACGAAGTAATGTCCCTGTTAATGACTGCACCGTAGCCGGATGGGTGCGAACAAAACGGGAATCCAAAGAAAATATCTTTATTGAAATTAATGATGGCTCCTGCTTATCAAACCTGCAGGTGGTGGTGGGTGTGGGCGATAGTTATTTTGATACAGCCCAAAGGTTGCATACGGGTGCAAGTGTGTATATACAGGGCAATCTGGTGCCATCCCCTGCTAAAGGACAGAAGTGGGAACTAAAGCCCACTGTTATTACTGTGTTTGGCGATGCTGATCCTGAAAGCTATCCCTTGCAGAAAAAACGGCATTCATTTGAATTTTTACGCGAGATTGCACACCTGCGTCCACGAACTAATACCATGGGTGCCATTATGCGGATCCGCAATCAGGTATCGTATGCCATTCATACCTTCTTTCAGCAAAAAGGATTTTTGTATGTCCATACGCCCATTATAACTACCAGTGATTGTGAGGGTGCTGGTGAGATGTTTCAGGTAACCACGCTTGATTTGCATAATCTGCCGGTGGTTAACGGGTCAATTGATTATGCTCAGGATTTTTTTGGTGCAAAGGCAGCATTAACAGTCAGTGGCCAGCTTGAAGGGGAACTGTTGGCCATGGCCTTAGGGGATATTTATACATTTGGCCCCACATTCAGGGCCGAAAATTCCAATACCACACGCCACCTTTCCGAGTTCTGGATGGTTGAGCCCGAGATGGCGTTTGCAACGCTTGAAGATGATTGTTCCTTGGCAGAAGAATTTTTGCGATTTGTTTTTAAGTGGGTGCTTGAAAAGTGCCAGGAAGATATGCAGTTTTTTAATGAGCGAATAAAGCCGGGGATCATCCAGAATTTAGAATTAATTGTTAACAGTTCTTTTGAGATAGTTCCCTATACCGAAGCCATTGAAAAATTGCAGCAATCCAGAGAATCATTTGAATTTCCCGTACACTGGGGGATGGACCTGCAAACCGAGCATGAACGCTGGTTAACTGAAAAATATTTCAAAAAACCAATAATAGTTATACATTATCCAAAAGCAATAAAAGCTTTTTATATGAAGCTTAATGACGATAATAACACTGTAAGGGCAATGGATGTATTGGTACCGGGTGTTGGCGAGATTATTGGCGGAAGTGAGCGTGAGGACCGATACGATGTGTTGATTGCACGTATGAAAGAAATGGGATTAAACCCTGATGACTACTGGTGGTATTTAGATATACGGAAATTTGGCTCAGCACCACATGCTGGGTTTGGTCTGGGATTTGAGCGCGCAATTCAGTTTATTACCGGTATGCAGAATATACGTGATGTTATACCATTCCCCCGAACACCGGGAAATGCACGATTTTAG
- a CDS encoding mandelate racemase/muconate lactonizing enzyme family protein yields the protein MKISCIELYHVSIPLRYTFWPTWIPGYPQTHNRFTLIKLITDDGIEGYSAGSAMGKEREGLGDLLAGYIMGTDPNDIDRVQSLLKQAGYLGWRNFWIEPAFWDIIGKSKGKPVYELLGGNARPIEVYCSTGEMHDPQRRVDEILTLTERGFKTFKLRVKNKELKDDIRHIEIISKGVGNKVKLGVDANQGWPVSIIDRVPEWDLKRAKEFVRACEANNIVWLEEPLDSRDYDGNAALKRFAKKVKISGAELNYGWDEIKIMFEKDCFHIYQPDATFAGGIAQVKKVIDTCHEKKREFSPHTWTNGIGFYIGWNMVLADTKNKLPLEYPLEEPSWVPEYRDGIIEPIIPDKNAMLQPFTRPGLGFEIDKKLLSKYGKRYFRMTEFGLKIKVIREKGLKEALALKKRKEGQ from the coding sequence ATGAAAATTAGTTGTATTGAATTATACCATGTTTCCATACCTCTGCGCTATACATTTTGGCCAACGTGGATACCCGGGTATCCACAGACACATAACCGATTTACATTGATAAAGCTTATAACTGATGATGGCATAGAAGGGTATTCAGCCGGCTCGGCAATGGGTAAAGAGCGCGAAGGGTTGGGGGATCTTTTAGCCGGGTATATCATGGGAACTGATCCAAATGATATTGACCGTGTTCAGAGCCTTTTAAAACAGGCAGGGTATTTGGGGTGGAGGAATTTCTGGATAGAGCCGGCATTCTGGGACATTATAGGCAAAAGTAAAGGCAAGCCTGTCTATGAACTGTTGGGTGGCAATGCACGCCCTATTGAGGTATACTGTTCAACCGGTGAAATGCATGATCCGCAAAGACGTGTTGATGAAATCTTAACATTAACTGAGCGTGGATTTAAAACATTTAAACTGAGGGTAAAAAATAAAGAACTTAAAGACGACATACGCCATATTGAAATAATATCAAAAGGTGTTGGCAATAAAGTAAAACTGGGAGTGGATGCCAACCAGGGGTGGCCAGTTTCAATAATTGACAGGGTTCCAGAATGGGATTTGAAACGTGCAAAAGAGTTTGTAAGAGCATGTGAGGCCAATAACATTGTGTGGCTTGAGGAACCACTTGATTCCCGTGATTATGATGGGAATGCAGCGTTAAAGCGTTTTGCTAAAAAAGTAAAAATTTCAGGTGCAGAACTCAACTACGGATGGGATGAAATTAAGATAATGTTTGAAAAGGACTGTTTCCATATATATCAGCCCGATGCAACGTTTGCCGGTGGCATTGCACAGGTAAAAAAAGTTATTGATACATGCCATGAGAAAAAGCGTGAATTTTCACCACATACATGGACCAACGGCATTGGATTTTATATTGGCTGGAATATGGTTCTTGCTGATACTAAAAACAAACTGCCATTGGAATATCCGCTTGAAGAGCCTTCATGGGTACCTGAATACAGGGATGGCATCATTGAGCCAATTATTCCGGATAAAAATGCGATGTTGCAGCCATTTACACGCCCGGGACTTGGTTTTGAGATTGACAAAAAATTGCTGTCAAAATATGGAAAGCGGTATTTCCGGATGACTGAGTTTGGTTTAAAGATTAAGGTGATACGTGAAAAAGGTTTGAAAGAAGCTCTGGCACTCAAAAAACGCAAGGAAGGACAATAA
- a CDS encoding LamG-like jellyroll fold domain-containing protein has product MKKFNIKNYYAVIGIVFLSVLCIALTYDSTYHVMFTSEGLDLFNAKKIKLQGNQSGFSIAKINYKDSVNPLVTDLLITFDKDFPTMVKDDTGHYAIRYAQYTYSKEDIENEGCAYFFHKDHRVEIQTAKNNWLTNCTDLGSFTLEAKLKLTKYSPQAVVLSRIGYSGGKQGFEILCVNDKLAVRFYKMFYKKDNVPVDVFCHRSPSLALNTWYHIAVSFDRISGKLETMINGDVVETIFCTESGEPFVDVMVPRFICQDIPIAVVGKHFYGFLDKVRIAQRYIQDLEKETEIAKTQFKAITYNQRDTINREGIITSPVYTFPDYGTMVTLFQWDEKLPPSTFIWMEFRISDAFFKADDETPQWFRITNKQKNIYLHRVGNEYLRGKFYQWRAHLIASPDGYSAPVIYNIGLQYALDTAPQPPIFVTVDLVGNNMITLKWKKNVEYDILGYNIYYGVKSKQYDGIIRTVNGKRISNELSDTNGYITVTLTNDVIEENRANDTKNFLTFPILKNNVLYFFAVTAYDSYKPDTMFNHESKHSKEVSARPDPGSDIK; this is encoded by the coding sequence ATGAAAAAGTTCAATATAAAAAACTATTATGCTGTCATCGGTATTGTTTTTCTATCAGTGTTGTGCATTGCATTGACGTATGATAGCACCTACCATGTTATGTTTACATCTGAAGGCCTGGACCTGTTTAATGCAAAAAAAATTAAACTACAAGGAAATCAATCTGGATTTTCTATAGCAAAAATAAATTATAAAGATTCCGTAAATCCACTTGTTACCGATTTATTGATTACCTTTGATAAGGATTTTCCCACAATGGTCAAGGATGATACTGGCCATTATGCAATACGCTATGCGCAGTACACATATTCAAAAGAAGATATAGAAAACGAAGGGTGTGCATATTTTTTCCATAAAGATCACCGTGTTGAAATACAAACTGCAAAGAATAATTGGCTAACTAACTGCACTGATTTAGGATCGTTCACCTTGGAGGCAAAACTGAAGCTTACGAAATACAGTCCTCAGGCGGTAGTGCTTTCGCGTATTGGTTATTCAGGTGGCAAACAGGGTTTTGAGATTCTGTGTGTAAATGATAAGCTTGCAGTGCGGTTTTATAAGATGTTTTATAAAAAGGATAATGTGCCGGTTGATGTTTTCTGTCACCGCTCACCGTCTCTTGCATTAAACACCTGGTACCATATTGCGGTTAGTTTTGATAGAATATCGGGAAAATTAGAAACCATGATCAATGGGGATGTTGTAGAAACTATTTTCTGTACAGAAAGTGGAGAGCCGTTTGTTGATGTTATGGTGCCACGGTTTATATGTCAGGACATACCGATTGCTGTGGTGGGCAAGCATTTTTATGGATTCTTAGATAAAGTAAGGATTGCCCAACGATATATTCAGGATTTAGAAAAAGAAACTGAAATAGCAAAGACACAATTCAAGGCAATAACCTATAATCAGAGAGACACTATAAACCGTGAGGGTATCATCACAAGCCCCGTATATACATTCCCGGACTATGGGACCATGGTGACGCTTTTTCAATGGGATGAAAAGTTACCTCCATCAACGTTTATATGGATGGAATTCAGAATCAGTGATGCATTTTTCAAAGCAGATGATGAAACGCCTCAATGGTTTAGAATAACAAATAAGCAAAAAAATATATATCTGCACAGAGTTGGCAATGAATATCTCAGAGGGAAATTTTACCAATGGCGGGCACATTTAATAGCTTCGCCTGATGGATACAGTGCTCCGGTTATCTACAATATTGGATTACAGTATGCATTGGATACAGCTCCACAACCACCGATTTTTGTTACCGTCGATTTGGTTGGGAACAATATGATCACACTGAAGTGGAAGAAGAACGTTGAGTATGACATACTGGGATATAATATTTACTATGGAGTAAAAAGCAAACAATACGATGGCATCATACGAACTGTTAACGGCAAACGTATTTCCAATGAACTATCGGATACAAATGGATATATTACAGTAACACTAACAAATGATGTCATTGAAGAAAACCGTGCCAATGATACAAAAAACTTTTTAACCTTTCCAATATTAAAGAATAATGTTCTGTATTTTTTTGCAGTGACTGCCTATGATTCATATAAACCTGATACCATGTTTAATCACGAATCAAAACATTCAAAAGAAGTAAGCGCCCGCCCTGATCCCGGATCAGATATTAAGTAG
- a CDS encoding cyclic nucleotide-binding domain-containing protein — protein MKVFTISELIGTMKQFPLLQKVSPVEVVKSLTFFKDVPEEVLQEIVDGIFIHQYAKDEIISRHGRYNEWLYVVLRGEISVFIITPDYTKLELYALGPEDFFGEDIVIRNEPRESTAIAFTECILLAIGKQELTKIIASSPATYEKLNNAFLQRKMRNNLRSIPIFTHLREEVFNEILDVVRLVHVKKGDVIFKQGDVGDALFLIRKGDVSVYRAMNKNEELISLLAEGNFFGEMALVLGEPRNATVIANDDCELLKIDKNDFDSIIARYVDVYNTIQAVALERVTGHELFDSNEAFISKKLIELNRAVNKHIDVIAQCTFETPKGSALLATLPGSRYPYVYPRDSACATRMLYRIAMSRLRSKDIAFRLLAGIAKFIYNCQRDDGYWGQRYGLDAADKSIYKQEDNVAHGVSILCRYLLAAKSRGHIPHDSEAYIESIYKGAMFAVKRYYRNEIHLFYSTTSIHESAIEEGYSIWVNYAYYCMLLLIEQVAKEFNCETKFGKAFLLKEGFGTIVKNVFTIGDRLIRRLKPDGEADLRPDITLMSPFFFGTGIVPDIFIPDEIFINTMKFVEDTLWDPDLGMLQRYLPFIEDPNTHVHAGNGPWVQYTAMLAQYYYFTGNIEKGDTIMDIIDSYSTDGYLCEHLTTPDRFHEFMTLEWLPGSDVNKEFAPDIMVDGITYDLIVEELNHMKNSYDQIKRKIETGSLRYLTFAIPLMWSHAEYAMALLLKTWRQLQDTGVKQHIL, from the coding sequence ATGAAAGTATTTACTATCAGTGAACTTATTGGGACTATGAAGCAATTCCCTCTTCTGCAAAAGGTATCGCCTGTTGAGGTGGTAAAGTCTTTGACATTTTTTAAAGATGTCCCTGAAGAGGTTTTACAGGAGATAGTTGATGGTATATTCATACATCAGTATGCAAAAGATGAAATTATAAGCAGACACGGGCGATACAATGAGTGGTTATATGTTGTGCTTAGGGGTGAAATTTCAGTATTTATTATTACACCTGATTATACCAAATTGGAGCTATATGCATTAGGGCCTGAAGACTTTTTTGGTGAGGACATTGTAATCCGCAATGAGCCACGAGAAAGCACGGCAATAGCATTTACTGAATGTATCTTACTTGCAATTGGGAAGCAGGAATTGACAAAAATTATTGCATCTTCACCTGCAACCTATGAAAAACTCAATAATGCGTTTCTGCAGCGAAAAATGCGTAACAATCTTCGTTCCATACCAATATTCACACATCTGCGCGAAGAGGTTTTCAATGAAATACTGGATGTTGTCAGATTGGTTCATGTAAAAAAAGGTGATGTGATTTTTAAACAGGGTGATGTTGGTGATGCATTATTTTTAATCCGAAAAGGTGATGTGAGTGTCTACAGGGCAATGAATAAAAATGAAGAACTCATATCCTTGCTTGCCGAGGGAAACTTTTTTGGTGAAATGGCCCTGGTACTGGGTGAGCCACGGAATGCTACTGTTATAGCTAATGATGATTGTGAATTGCTTAAGATTGATAAAAATGATTTTGATTCCATAATAGCACGTTATGTTGATGTCTATAATACCATTCAGGCTGTTGCACTTGAGCGGGTGACAGGGCATGAACTTTTTGACAGCAATGAAGCATTTATATCAAAAAAGCTTATAGAATTAAATAGGGCTGTAAATAAACATATTGATGTTATTGCACAGTGTACCTTTGAAACGCCAAAAGGAAGTGCCCTGCTTGCAACGTTGCCTGGGTCTCGTTACCCTTATGTCTATCCGCGCGATAGTGCCTGTGCAACTCGAATGTTATATCGCATTGCAATGAGCCGTTTGCGTTCAAAAGACATTGCTTTTAGACTTCTTGCCGGCATTGCTAAATTTATTTACAATTGCCAGCGTGACGATGGGTACTGGGGACAGCGGTATGGGCTTGATGCAGCTGATAAAAGTATTTATAAGCAGGAAGACAATGTGGCGCATGGTGTGTCCATTTTGTGTAGATATCTGCTTGCAGCCAAAAGCAGGGGGCATATTCCTCATGACAGTGAAGCATATATAGAGTCAATATATAAAGGTGCAATGTTTGCGGTTAAACGCTACTATCGTAATGAAATACATTTGTTTTATTCCACAACATCCATCCATGAATCAGCAATAGAAGAAGGATATTCAATATGGGTTAATTATGCATATTACTGTATGCTGCTTTTAATTGAGCAGGTGGCAAAGGAATTTAACTGTGAAACTAAATTTGGAAAAGCTTTTTTACTGAAAGAGGGATTTGGGACCATTGTTAAAAATGTATTTACCATTGGGGACAGACTTATACGGCGGCTGAAACCTGATGGTGAGGCGGATTTGCGCCCTGATATAACATTGATGAGTCCGTTTTTCTTTGGTACCGGGATAGTGCCGGATATTTTTATACCAGATGAGATTTTTATTAACACGATGAAATTTGTAGAGGATACTCTTTGGGACCCTGATCTGGGGATGCTACAGCGATACTTGCCATTTATTGAAGATCCCAATACGCATGTACATGCTGGTAATGGACCATGGGTACAGTATACTGCAATGCTGGCACAGTATTATTATTTTACAGGTAACATTGAAAAAGGTGATACAATTATGGATATTATAGATAGCTATAGCACGGATGGCTATTTGTGTGAACATTTAACCACACCAGACAGGTTTCATGAATTTATGACATTAGAATGGTTACCGGGAAGTGATGTGAATAAAGAATTTGCACCTGATATTATGGTTGACGGAATCACCTATGATTTAATTGTTGAGGAACTTAATCATATGAAAAATTCTTATGATCAGATAAAAAGAAAAATTGAAACGGGATCTTTGCGCTATCTTACTTTTGCAATCCCGCTCATGTGGTCACATGCTGAATATGCAATGGCCCTATTGTTAAAAACATGGCGGCAATTACAGGATACGGGAGTTAAGCAACACATTTTATGA
- the mtnP gene encoding S-methyl-5'-thioadenosine phosphorylase yields MKPKIDVGIIGGSGLYQIEGVTILDEVKVKTPWGMPSDVITIAEVGGVKAGFLPRHGRGHFILPHEINYRANIASLKMLGAGQIVAFSAVGSLKERIKPLDFVIPNQIIDRTKSRISTFFGDGIAAHIAFADPFCSRLHELILVAAQKLNIPMHTNETLICMEGPAFSTRAESHLYRSWQAGVINMSTLPEAKLAREAEMCYAVICMSTDYDCWKEDEEHVTVDMVVNNLNKNASNAKALIKELIPLLTKERDCGCKEAIKYAVITDPKKQSSKQKKKLKSILPNYFS; encoded by the coding sequence ATGAAACCAAAAATTGATGTTGGCATCATTGGAGGCTCGGGTCTGTATCAGATTGAAGGTGTTACTATATTGGATGAAGTAAAAGTAAAAACACCCTGGGGCATGCCTTCAGATGTTATTACCATTGCAGAAGTTGGTGGAGTTAAAGCCGGATTTTTACCTCGCCATGGTCGTGGTCATTTTATCCTGCCTCATGAAATTAACTATCGTGCAAACATTGCATCACTCAAAATGCTGGGTGCAGGTCAGATAGTGGCATTTTCCGCTGTGGGTAGCTTGAAAGAGCGCATTAAGCCACTAGATTTTGTAATACCCAACCAGATTATTGATCGCACAAAATCACGCATTTCAACCTTTTTTGGTGATGGGATAGCTGCCCATATTGCCTTTGCTGACCCATTCTGCAGCAGACTTCATGAATTAATACTTGTTGCAGCTCAAAAACTTAATATACCCATGCATACCAATGAAACGCTGATATGCATGGAAGGGCCTGCATTTTCCACCCGTGCTGAAAGTCACCTCTACCGTTCATGGCAGGCGGGTGTAATCAACATGAGTACGTTACCCGAAGCCAAGCTTGCCCGTGAAGCAGAGATGTGTTACGCAGTCATCTGCATGAGTACCGACTATGATTGCTGGAAGGAGGATGAGGAGCATGTAACCGTTGATATGGTTGTCAATAATCTTAATAAAAATGCCTCAAATGCCAAAGCCCTTATAAAAGAATTAATACCATTGCTTACTAAAGAAAGGGATTGTGGGTGCAAGGAAGCAATAAAATATGCAGTTATAACTGATCCCAAAAAGCAAAGCAGTAAACAAAAGAAAAAACTAAAATCAATATTGCCTAACTACTTTTCTTAA
- the rpiB gene encoding ribose 5-phosphate isomerase B yields MKIAIGNDHAGVELKQYIIQHFNEHDFINVGTDVTQSCDYPDYVKLVAELVQKGEADCGIAICGTGIGASIVANKHKGIRAALCTNEFMATMARRHNDANVLVLGARVVGMDLAIHITAAFLEGMFEGGRHQRRLDKITQIEKIQ; encoded by the coding sequence ATGAAAATAGCAATTGGCAATGATCATGCAGGTGTTGAACTGAAGCAATATATCATACAGCATTTTAATGAGCATGATTTTATTAATGTTGGTACTGATGTCACACAATCATGCGATTATCCTGATTATGTAAAATTAGTTGCTGAATTGGTACAAAAAGGTGAGGCAGATTGTGGCATAGCAATATGCGGTACAGGCATAGGTGCATCAATTGTTGCTAATAAACATAAGGGTATTCGTGCTGCACTGTGTACCAATGAGTTTATGGCTACCATGGCACGAAGGCACAATGATGCAAATGTTCTGGTGCTGGGTGCACGGGTTGTTGGAATGGATTTAGCTATTCACATAACAGCAGCATTTTTGGAAGGGATGTTTGAAGGTGGCCGCCATCAGCGCAGGTTAGATAAAATTACACAGATAGAAAAAATACAATGA